Below is a window of Lagenorhynchus albirostris chromosome 11, mLagAlb1.1, whole genome shotgun sequence DNA.
CCGACCATGCAGATCTTGATGGGGTATTTATTGCTGTTTCACCTCTTGCTGCCAGTCTTAGGGTAGGGCTTTCTAAAGTATAACCACAAGTTTGAGAAACGGAAGACCTGCCTTCACTACCTACTGCTTTGGCCTTGGACAAGCTATTTAATtactctgagcctcactttcctcatcaataaaaccAGGATTCCACATCTACCCATCTCCAGAGTGAGATAGTGCATGAACAGTGTTCAGACCATTCTGAGGGCCTTACTCCTGAATACAAAGTTTCTACAGCTCCAGGAACATTTGATCTTTGATGGGTAAGTTGTGTGAGTTACCTGAGACAACCAGTTTCAGTAAAGTTCGTTATTATTATAGATCAGTGTGATCTGTGCTTTGTTAGAAAAGATTAGAAATTGGCTCTGATAACAGTGTGGGCTGCTCGGTTTTGGGATGCAGAAGATGCCATCTCAAAGAAATACCCAAGATGGCAGATCCCATATGGTTGTTTAAGGGAGGgatggcagagagagggaaaaacagaCACAACTCAGCTGTGATTGGCTGTGAAGGTTCCGGCAGACAAGCAGTAGCTCCGAACCTCACTGAGGGTGGGAGAGGCTGTCCACGACATAAACCAAAGTTTTCAGTGTGAAAAGCCAGGAGACCTGGGAGCAGAAGACAGCAGAGTTTGGAGCCAACTCTTTGCTTTTCCTTATAACTACGTGACCTCGATCAAGTCACTTAATTCCccgagtctgtttcctcatcagtgaaatggggATCCCACTAAACCCGAGCTGTGAAGTATAGGCAATGTACATGGATTCCTTTCAGCACAGTCCTGGCAGTAGGTGTTCAGTAGTTCCTTCCTGAAACCCAGCACTTCCACGAACATGCACGCAAATTATGGCAGGTCATTAATGCTCACAGGAGTCTTGTGAGATGCAGATAAGATACTAAATATGAAAATGTCCTGTATACTGCTTTATGAATCCAGGGATTAAATAATTCAAACACCAATAACGAATGCATCAGGAGAAAGTATCTCATGACAAATGGGAAATTACATATTGTTGCCCTTGTCCACAGATGCTCCCCAACAATAATGAGATGACAAATGTGACTCTAAAGAAGATTCTTTATTGAGACCTACTTAAAAAATTTCACTCCCTGATTTAAATAAACTTCAACTCAGTTGACTGGCTGATGGCTGAGCTAGGTAAAGGCTTCATGGTGGCAAAAACACTCCCCACCTATGATGACATCAAAATAGGTTCCTGAGTAGTGTCAAGTATGAATATACTCAGGGTCTCTGTCCCATCTTCTTCAGGGTTCGATTAagctagaagagaaagaaaagcaaagtcagatatggcttttttttaaaatttgtttgtttgtttgtttttggctgtgttgggtcttcattgctgtatgcgggctttctctagttgtggtgagcaggggctactcttcgttgcggtgcgcaggcttctcattgcagtggcttctcttgttgcggagcacgagctctaggcactcaggcttcagtagtcgtggcacgtgggctcagtagttgtggcttgtgggctcttgagcacaggttcagtagttgaggcgcatgggcttagctactctgcggcatgtgggattttcccaggccagggctcaaacccatgtcccttgcattggcaggcagattcttaaccactgtgccaccagggaagcccagtcagaTATGGCTTTTTCACCAAACCTTTTCCTACAGTGTGCACGATCACCAGGCCAGGCCGCCCCTCTGACATGAGCATGAGTTGTCTACTATCATGTGTAAATGCTCAGTTAGGTCCTCCACCTGACATTCTTATGGTGTCACACAATTCATGCAGCTTGTTCTATCTGCCCTTCACACTCAACAAACACACATCCCATACTGCGctgcccattttatagacaggaaAGGGACCCAGGGTGACTAGACTTGTCAGGGCTCTATTATTATCCTGCAGGAGGAGTCCAGTAGCATGGACCACAGCACAGCAGTGACCTCTGCTGGAGGACTCAAAGCACCAAGACGCAGTGGCTCTAGCTACGGCCACAAAAAGTGACCCACAAGACCTCTCCAAGGGCAGGATGTGGAATGCACCAAGTCTGTCAGAACAGAGCTTCATGGTCTCAGCTTGCAGAAACTGGCCAGACCTGTCTAAGTCAGAGAGTAACTGCCAAGTGGTGAGGGATGGGTCAGAGCAGGCAGTGAATCCACCCATATTAGGAAATACCAGGGAGGGAGAAGACAGCCGGCCACCCGCAGCGGGAGATCTTGGAAAGAGATGCTCCAGAGAAGGCTGACACAGCAACTCCTACGGGCCCAACCCCACTCTCCAAACCCCAAGCAGCCAGCCAGTCTAGCTCAGAAACTTAAAAGGGCCAATTTCAGGCTTTCttgaaaacagaaatgagaaataaacaatttataacTCCCCACCCAGTTCCTAACCTCTGTCCCAGCCCACACACAGCTCTCAGACCTCTCACCTCTTCAAATTTGTGAATCTGCCGGATGAAGAAATCCCCATAGCGCCTGGCCACCTTGGTGTCTGCGATGTGGATCATGTCCTATGAGAAAAGCAACCAGACAGGAGCGGTGAGGGAGAGCTGCTTTCGGGCCTGCAAACAGCAGTGATGCTAAGTGCCAGATAGACCCCTATGGAAGAGCACTACCAGTCAAGAGCTGCTCTTTCTGTTTAGATGgctgatttttactttcttcttgttaattcatttattttattttctagtcttTTTAACGAACATGAATATTTTGGCTATAgtaacatttaaaatagcattttattcTTATACACTGTTTATGAGTATAAAGTTGCAAATTAGTCtagattttaaattgttttttagctcaaaatattttgttgagcaCCATTTTACTTGTAAATTATGACATAATCTAGGTTAAGATCCAAGAACTTTCTGAATCTCTTTGATAGGATTTTTTTCAAGTCAAGgatgaaaaaaggcaaaaaaaatagaaagtaattTGCCAAAGACAAACCTGAACCAATAaggaacaataataaaaacatgcaattaaaaacattttcatgtaGGATATTTAAATCATATTATTAATTTAACCTGAATATAACCTCAcagcaaaattttatttgtaataaccaaGTTGCTAAATCTTGGGAGAAGTGTTTTATTAAAGACCATCCAGATGGTTGGGACCAGTTCAGCTGGGCCACTaaaagggatggagggatggagcaAATGACTGATATTGCCAAAGAACGTGTACATGTCAGGCATTGGGAATAAATGCAAAAAGGACTTTAGTTAGCTGACGTGATACGGCAGGGGATAGACAGTTCTGATATTTAAAAACATGACTTAAAAACAACATTGAAAAACTTCCCCAACAGACATGTTTCTGCTTTTGGTGAGTCTGTTCATGGCAGGGATAGCCAAGTTCTGCCAAACACCAAGCCTTCAAAAAGCCATTAAGTCTAAAATGAGAGGATCTGGTTTAGCAAGATGAGCTTCCAAAAACAAGCTACCCAAACTGGCCAAGCAATTCCACAACTAGGTATATATACCCGAGAGAATATTGTTCacacaaaacttgtacacaaaaattcatagcagcattatccataatagccaaaaagtgaaacagCTCAACTGTCCACGAACTAATGAACAGATAAAGTGTGGTATACCTAAACAGTGGAATGTTATTTGgctgtaaaaaggaataaagtactgatacctgctacaacCTGGATTaaacttgaaaagatgctcaataaaagaaatcaaacGCAAAAAGCCACATCTTTCatgattctatttttagaaaatatcaaGAATAGAAAAATCCACGGAGACAGAAGGAAGATCCCTGATTTGCCAGGGATGGCGGGGGGAAGGAGGAATGGGGAATGCTGTTAATGGGCAgggatttcttttggggatgatggaaatgtggAATTAGATAGCagagatggttgcacaacacggTGAACAAACTAATAATCATGGAATTACACCCTTTAAAGTGGTGAAGTTTGTTATGcaaattttatcattaaaaactgtcagccaaaaattaattttaaaaattattttttattggattatagttgatttacaacgttgtgaaaaaacagtatttaaattaaataaataaaaagtagttgTTAGCAAtggataaacacacacatatgtatggtATAGGTCTTGTGAGGTTATTTGTCTCTTAGGGTTGTGTATCCCTAAGAGATgttgtgtacatatgtgtattgTAGACCAACATCTTTCTGAAAGCAACCAAAAAtgtaggatattttaaaaaattgcctcataggtgcttccctggtggtgcagtggttaagaatccgcctgccagtgcaggggacacgagtttgagccctggtccgggaagatcccacaggccgtggagcaactaagcctgtgcgccacaatgaagagcagcccccactcagctcaactagagaaagcctgcatgctgcaacgaagacccaacacagccaaaaaaaacccaaaaaacaaaaaaaaaaaccccaaaaaacaccgTTATGTATACTGTTCAATAGCcaaaaaccacccaaatgtccaccagtaGAATGGAAACACCGTGGTCAGTAACTGCAGTAGAATTTGGACCATCACACATCACAGAACAATAAGCATGACTGACCTACTGCTACATAGGACAACGGTGGATGGCGATTCTCTCAAATacaatgttgagcaaaagaagctggATAGAAAATACCACATACTGCATAATCCCATTATATCAAGTTCAAAACCAGGCAGCACCAATCTAGGGTGGTACAAGTCAGGACAATGGCTTCCCACCCACTAAAGGACTTCCAGCAGTCTACTAAGCACCCTCCCCGCTTCTTCTCCAACCTCATCTCCCACCACAACCTCCTCTCAggccactccagccacactgcagCTGTCTGGGCTcgctcctgcctcagggtctttgctcTAActgctccctccacctggaatgctcttcctccaggTATCTGCTTGCTAATTTCcacacctccttcaagtcttagCTTCGGTTTCACTTTCTCAACAAACTCTACCCTGAGCACCTTACTTAATACTGCATGCAGCCTGTGCCTTCCACCACCATTACCCCAACTTACTCCACGGCACGTGGCAACTTCCAAACTACTACATGCTTGCTTAATTATAAcgctttttgtcatttttttaacacTAGAATACCAGCACAAGGGCAAAAATCTTTGTTGATTTTGTTCAATGATGTGTCCCAGATGCCCAGAACAGTGTGTGCCTTGAGAACCTAGCCCAAGGGGCAGTCATACCTTATCGATGTAGAAGTCAACCTCAGAGGCTGACTGAAATTCGCCATCGAGGGCAGAGATGCCACTGGTCCACACCAGGTTCTTCATTTTGTGTTTGAAGACAAGAAGCTGGATTCGGAACTCCTGCTCGGTGAGGTCCAGGAAGCCGGCCAGCTTGGCCACAGGCATGGTGGTGTAGAGCTTGAGGAAGCTGCGGATGGTTGAGAGTTGGGCCTGCTGCTGCACCTCATCAGAAAACACCTTCAGCTGCTGTAAGAAGGGCTCCTTGTGGTAATTGGGGTGTACGTTGTCATAGTTGGGCACTACAGGTGACAGGAATTTGGGGCAGGAGTAGCTGAAAAGTTCCTCGTAGACCTGTGGGTCACCTTTCTGCATGCGTAGCATCTTGTCCCCATATTTCTCCCGCAGCTGGAGGTGAATGCTCTCATCGATACGCATGGGGTACATGGTGAGGGCGATGGCCAGCAGGGCGTGCATCTGCTCATTCTGCTTGttaatctgggggtggggggagagatcgGTGCAGGGTCAAATGAATGGATTTTCTGAGGTCCCCACCACCCTCCCAAGTACACTCTGTACAGACCTTCTGACTTCTCCCTTTGTCTTACACCCTTCAGCTAACTTTCCCAATGTCTCCTCCAATCTTCCCTCTAGCTCTACGGAACTTCTGGCCTAGTTCCAGGTCCTCTGTAGTTGTTTCCTGGACTCTTTACCGGTACCTCTGCCTCGGTCTCACCAATCCGCCCTACACATCACTGGCAGGTCAATCGTTCCACACCCCAGACTCTAACACCCCAATCGGACTGTTCTCCTGCCTTCTAGCCAAAATGATTTATTGTGCTACTACATGACCACACTTCCGAGTCTCAACACCTCTGCTCTGCTTAGAAACCTGCTCCCAATTCTATGCATGTTTTGAATCCACCCTCCTCCAGGCAAACTGCTTGAGGGCAGTACCCACATCTAACTGATTTTAAACACCCACAGCCCAGTGAACACTCTAGGCACTGCTGGGgaataaaagtgaaacaaaaatccTGTCCTTATCATCAGGGTGTTAATATCCGAAGTAATAGGTGTAACGAAGAAAACACTTAAGTAGGCTAGCCATTAAAAAATCATCCTATTGAAAAAGCATATAGAAGAGCAAAATTTTGGAAGGCGTTTACCCAAAAACTGTTGGCACAGGTGTGTCAGGTGGTCAGAGGCCTCCTTACCATCTCATATTTGTACGTGGTCCTTTGGAACATGCTCTTGGTCCTCTGGATGTAGAGAAGGATGTTGGCAAAGACCCGGATAGCATCCTGGTATCGACGCATCATCAAATATGCAAAACCGACATAATAGTATGTGGTAACCTGGCACTCGGGCACACGAGAATACATGCTCTGTGGAAggaggcagaagcagcagccatGAATCTCAAGACCAATTCATCCCAGGTAGGATCTGAAAATTGCTGGGGCCTAGTGTCGGCTGAGGTGGAAGCACTGAGAGCTCCCTGCAGAGGCCCTGAACTACCCAGAGGAATCCTGGCTCTGAAGTCAGAGGCTCTGAGTGCAGATCGTACCACTTACTGATTATGTGACCTGAGGACTCCATTTTCTTGGCTGTAACAGAAAAGGACTGGACCAGGTAACCCTAAAATTTCTTTCAGCTCTAAAATCATCTACACCTCACTTTCacattctttcttgctttctagtCCTTGCTTTTCCAAATAGCCCTATAAGAAAAAGGACAGATAAGATACACACACGTCAAACAAAAACGTACCAAGTTTCTGTGGCTAGGAAAACAACCACTGCTAACGTATCATTACCTGTGCCACCTTAGAATTAAGTAAGTCTTTCATTAATTCTTCAGTGAAAGTTGAAAAGTAAAAATCTGCCAGCATCAGTCTGGTCTGAAAACAGAATCAAAAGACTGCTGAATATTTTAATTGTTAAGCACCAAAGAGAAACCACCTGGTCCAGGTTCAGATTTTCCCTGCAGTGGTTTTCCCAGTTCTTGTCTCAATTTTCCACTGACCTGGGGAGGAATCCTCTTTTATTCTCCATGAAATCTGTCCTAATAATAGATCAGAGTCTCTCTTGAAGCAGACAGACAGACTTTCTGGCTCTGGGAAGGTGGGCCTGAGGAAACAGGGAATGAATTACCTTCTTGTTCAGTTCGATGTTCTCCAGCACCTTGATGGCCTGGTAGTAATCCCCCAACAGGGAGTGCAGACGCAGAAGCCCCACCAGGCTGAAGTAGCCAAGCATCTTGTAGAGGGAGTGCCGTCCATACTCCCCAGCCACACTCTCAGGGTCACCTGAGAGAGACACACGGACACTGTGAGCACTTCAGCAGAGGCAGTGGAAGGAGGGCAAGCCTGACCCTTGAAGTTTACCCTCAGTAAACTCTTCATCTACTGCCAGTCTCTAAAGCTTCCTGCAATAGGGAATAACTGCCTTAGAAAGAATACCAAGCAACACCATGCCTGGCCTTATGCTAAGCTTACATTTCTAAGTCACCTAAGGGGTGTGGCAGCCCCCCTCACCATACACACCTAAGAATATGAGGGGACCCCTCTCATCAATAAGAGTTACTTGGCAAGGCCCCTCCTTTCAGGAAGTCCATGAGATCAAAGCTATCTTCCTAATAACACAATTTAGGTGTGTTCCTATTTACCTTCCTAAGATACTATTTGCCTTTCTCACTgagttgacatttgcactgatggtgcaAAAACAACGCGGGTAAAACTATGGACAACTTAGCAATCGGGTAGTGGCACCAAACTCTACTGTCATCGCTGTATTCTTTACCACCACTCACCTGCAATAAAAGAACCAGCCACTTCCTTTTCCCCACAAAAccccatttttaattgaaaaaataactGATACACAGACTGAATAGAGACATgggtattttctcaaaaatgagtGCAGTGAGCTTGTTAAGATGTCAATGAAAACAACTGGCAGTGTTTGCTGCCAATGAAAACTTGagcttttaagtaaaaattagaatttcatAAAACTTCTATCTGCCACTATGAACTCAACAGCTCCCCAATGAAGACCTATCTGATAAGGTTGATGGTCAAAGTAACAGATGTGGTTTCAAAAAACTGtataattgggacttccctggtggtccagtgggtaagactctgagctcccaatgcagggggcccaggttcgatccctggttggggaactagatactgcatgcatgccgcaattatgagttcgcatgccacaactaagacctggcgcagccaaaataaataaataattaaaacaacaacaacaacaaaaatgtacaaTAAAATGTGTCAACTTTCAGAAAATCTTGATAGCTCAATGAATCAGTATTTTACAAAATCACACATgagtaaaaaaaattcattcagggcttccctggtggcgctgtggttgagaatctgcctgccaacgcaggggacacgggttcgagccctggtctgggaagatcccacatgccacggagcaactgggcccgtgagccacaattactgagcctgtgcgtctggagcctgtgctccacaacaagaggggccgcgatagtgagaggcccgtgcaccgcaatgaagagtggcccccgcttaccacaactagagaaagccctcgcacagaaacaaagacccaacacagccataaataaattaattaattaattaaaaagaatgcatatatatgtataaaaatcactttgctgtacagtagaaattaacacactgtaaatcagctctgcttcaataaaaactttaaaaaaaaattcattcaagcTGCAGGATAAACCGATAAACTTTAATGTAACAAAGTATAAGTTCACTGATAAGGCTTCAGATTCCACACTGCAACTAACCTGTATGAAACTACCCGCTGTCAACTTCTGATGCAGAACCAGAGAAGAGCCAGGCTACCTGTAAAGGCTATTGAGTTTCTCTTCCCTGTCCCAATTAAATATCTGTGTGAGGCCAGATTTCCCTCagatacttcaaccaaaacagcATATTGCCACAGACTGAGTGAAGAAGCAGGAGACTCCAGCTCTCTTCTAcgaagccagacattaaagaggtTTGCAAAAACACCACTCTTCTCACTGTAACAAGATCTGTATATAGATAAACTTGTGATTCTTAATCTTTTAAGACTGTAAAGTGGTCCTCacaccaaaaagtttgagaagtgctTATCTAAACAAAGGCCCTGGAGAGGGAGTAGAAGTGTTTACAAATGCAGCTCTCAGGAAGTGCTTGTTCAGTCTGTCGGCCAACAGACTGCCAAGCCCAGCAGCCCCCAAATCAGCCCTCGGCTCCTGTTCACACCCAAATACCAAACAGGAGCAGCCCATCGCTCCTCCGCACTACCCGCGGCCTCTACTCATGAGGCACAGAGATGGCAGGCAGCACTCACCTCCACTTGTGTATACCTCCAGCTGTCGGTTGATGTTGGACTTGTCTACAAGGGAGTGAAGGACATTGAGGACACTGTGAACATTCCAGATTTTGGGATTGGAACGAAGGAAGTCGATCTCCTCCTCTGACTTCTTGGCAGTCTTACAGCGGTACTGACTAAACGACTGAAACTGTTGAGGAAGAAGGGAAACGTGCAGCAGTGGCATTAACGCCAAAGGGACAGCTCAGCACACAACACGCTACTGCTACCACTTCTCCTGCCACACCAGTCTGTGCACTACTGGTTCTTTCAAAGCCATCTTTGATTAAGCTGTGGATTTGTTCATTACTATGTTACTTATTCCACAGCTAAGCAAAAAGCTCTCAAATGAGAGGTAATTTGTGGGAAAAAACATTCAATTTGGAGTCAAACATAGTCTAAAGTACTTAACGTCTCTGGGCATCACAGTGCCATCAGCCTGGCCACCAGAATCAGGTGGTTTACAACAGATCTACTCATACGTGGTAGAGATGGGGCAGGTACCTGCATGTGTGTCTTCCCTTCCAGAGCTGACCATCAATTCACCTGTGACAGGAACCCAGTCTGAGTCACCCCTTCCCAACCACAGAGCCTGGACAAGTGTAAGGCACATATAGGGTACAATACCACAGCTATTTGTTTGGGGCAGGGTTTCTATCTGGGACCAACACTGGGCTGGCTCCATCTGTCACCCAGAGACTAGCACAGGAGACCTAGTTACTCTGTCAGAATTAAAAGCTCCCTGGTTGATTTCTGGTGCATACACAGGTTTGGAAACCAGGGACCTAGAATCTAGGTTCTAGATGACCTAAGATTACTTTTCAACTCTGAAATATCATCCTCCTCCAAGAGCGCAggagaaaacatttccaaatttacaataaacaaatagtatcggggcttccctggtggcgcagtggttaagaatccacctgccaatgcagaggacacaggttcaatcccttgcctgggaagatcccacatgccgcggagcaactaagcccgtgtgccacaactactgagcctgcgctctagagcccacgagccgcaactattgagcccacgtgctaaaactaccaaagcccgcgctcctagagcccgtgctccgcaacaagagaagccaccacagtgagaagcccgcgcaccgcaatgaagagtagcaactagagaaagcccacgcgcagcaacgaagacccaatgcagccaaaaataaataaataaaataaacaaatttataaaataattttaaaagcaaatatccTTCAGCCAACAATTCTACTTATAATCATCCCTAGAAATAGACTTTATCTGTACACATACACCAGAAGAGTGGTACACCATGTACATGGCACAAAAGAACAAGGCAGGTCTCTATACGATGACTATCTTTCCAGACAGTAATTGATACCTCTGCAAAGGCAAGGAAGGAAGACACTTTCACTTTatctgcagtttaaaaaaaaaaatctcaacaataGCAACACGTTCATATATTGCTGCatcaatacaaataaatgaaagagtggTGGGGAATAaggagcaaaaaaagaaaaaaattttttttttttaaattttaaaaaagacaaaaaacaagaataaagaagAGACCGGTGGGGAAGAGCCCCTCACCCCATGCGGTTTAACTGGTGTTTTCTTCTTAAGCGGCTTACAGTGCTCTCACTTTTCACAAAGACTGGCTGGTGGAATCACACCTGGCCCACACTGGCCAGTCTTTGTTAGAAGCAAGAGCACTTAAACTCCTTAAGAGAACACCAGTTAAGCCCAgggaattaggattattttaagACGGATGAAGAACCTTAGCACAGATGATCCTCGCTGACTTGCTGCTAGCCAACAGGACAGCCAATCTTCTAAAATTACGCCAAATAACAAGCCAAGGAGCCAGAGAGGGCAAACGAGGCCAGTGTGGTTTGTGGCCTTCACTGCACAAAGGACTGAAGCCTGTCTTGAGCAGGAAGCCTCTTTCTCAAAGTGCCCTAGGAAGGTTTCCTCAGCTCACCAATCACAACTTATCAGCACTCTGTACTCAAAGTCTCTTTGATCTATGGGGCTCAAATAACTGCTTTATTAGGAAACTGATTTCTCCTGAAATAGCTAGTAAGAACTGTGCCATCCCTGTAAAACATGGAAAAGATGTTTTTccaaaatcaattattttatggtttttagCAACAGCACTCTGAGACAGgtaatttttcccttttgataaaaatgttctttcattCTGATCCAACATATACTCATATCACCagcaccacaatcaagatatagaattttTCTCCTGTAGgcgaggaaagtgaggctcagagagctaaGTAACACATCATCACTACAGAGCCACCAGGTGGCAGCCCCCAGACAAGTACCCACTCCtagctgactccaaagcctggaaACCTGTGTTCTTCCTGCCAGACCACCTCTCAAGGTCAGTTAAGAACGTGGTGAATGTCAGGAGCTCAGTTCTCCAGACTTCTGAGGTCAGAATGGAGCTCTTAGACCTCACTGATTCAAAACACCACAACATAGAGGCCACTTCCACAGGGTATTTCACACTACCCTAGGGTGGCTATACACCATGATCTTTTCAACAACACAAACAATGGTAACAGCTGCTCTTGTCTGGACCAGTTATTTCAAATTAGGCCAAGGGTGACCAGATACCTGGTAGATGAACTCATCGATGATATCCCAGAGCCACTGGTTGGGAAGTTCGAGGGGAGCAGGACCATCAGCATCTGGGCAAGAGACCACAGAAAGGTCAGACTCGATCAATGACTATATGCCCATTCAGTAAGGCTGCAGAATGCATTTTGCAATTTCTCTCTTAAAAGGACTATGAACCACAAGActtccccctcttcccacctGCACATTAAAATCCTGCTAAAAAGAGCTGAAGGCCAATACGAGGTCTCATCATAACCTCAGACTCACTGAGAATGTAGTTGAAGAGATTGCAGTAGTTGTAATAGGATTCAAACCTCTGCTCCAAGGAGGGTCCCCCCTgtaaagaaagcagagaaaggaggACACATTTAATCTAAATGCGTTCTACTCATGGCCTGCCACTGACAGTTGAAAACAAATACGGCTGATCCTTGAAAACACAGGGGTTTTGGTCAAAAATCTCTGTATAATCTGTGTATAATGTATCGTTGAccctccacatctgcagatttaACCAATGGTGGATCCTATAACACTATAAATATTTATCGAAAATAcctgcatgtaagtggacccgCATAGTGccaacccgtgttgttcaagggtcaactatatatgAGAATTGACGTCAGCTCTCCCCTTCTTAGCATGTGAGAGCACTCAAGTGACAGGGAAGATAGTTAAGTGCTACAGCAGTTCAAAGGGGCACCGAATACCTGACGCCAACGGTCAAGTTTTATACCAAAAACTTGAACTGACCATTAAAGATCAGGCATATAGATCTGGCAAGGCAGAGGAGTGAGGGGAAGGTGTTTCAGGAAAAACAGGACTAATGAAGGCAAAGAAGTAAAATCGTGGTGCTTGAAGGTTAGGGAGTAAGGCAGACAATGCTACACTGGGCTACGCTGGGCCAGAAGTGCAGAGGTCTTACAGTGCCAAACAAGGATTAAGCCGGGGTCAGCAAATCcaccaccacctgtttttgtaaataagaacCTTAACGGGCACACAGCCATGTGTACTCTGTCATGGCTGCTACAAAGCTGAATAGATTCGACAGAGACCATTACAGCCCTCAAAGCCTAGAATACTCTCTATCTGGCCCTGTACACAGCAGGCtgctgacccctgatctaga
It encodes the following:
- the EIF3L gene encoding eukaryotic translation initiation factor 3 subunit L isoform X1, translated to MSYPADDYESEAAYDPYAYPGDYDMHTGDPKQDLAYERQYEQQTYQVIPEVIKNFIQYFHKTVSDLIDQKVYELQASRVSSDVIDQKVYEIQDIYENSWTKLTERFFKNTPWPEAETIAPQVGNDAVFLILYKELYYRHIYAKVSGGPSLEQRFESYYNYCNLFNYILNADGPAPLELPNQWLWDIIDEFIYQFQSFSQYRCKTAKKSEEEIDFLRSNPKIWNVHSVLNVLHSLVDKSNINRQLEVYTSGGDPESVAGEYGRHSLYKMLGYFSLVGLLRLHSLLGDYYQAIKVLENIELNKKSMYSRVPECQVTTYYYVGFAYLMMRRYQDAIRVFANILLYIQRTKSMFQRTTYKYEMINKQNEQMHALLAIALTMYPMRIDESIHLQLREKYGDKMLRMQKGDPQVYEELFSYSCPKFLSPVVPNYDNVHPNYHKEPFLQQLKVFSDEVQQQAQLSTIRSFLKLYTTMPVAKLAGFLDLTEQEFRIQLLVFKHKMKNLVWTSGISALDGEFQSASEVDFYIDKDMIHIADTKVARRYGDFFIRQIHKFEELNRTLKKMGQRP
- the EIF3L gene encoding eukaryotic translation initiation factor 3 subunit L isoform X2 encodes the protein MSYRPVVSPAMSLTRRFMRSRTSMRTDAVFLILYKELYYRHIYAKVSGGPSLEQRFESYYNYCNLFNYILNADGPAPLELPNQWLWDIIDEFIYQFQSFSQYRCKTAKKSEEEIDFLRSNPKIWNVHSVLNVLHSLVDKSNINRQLEVYTSGGDPESVAGEYGRHSLYKMLGYFSLVGLLRLHSLLGDYYQAIKVLENIELNKKSMYSRVPECQVTTYYYVGFAYLMMRRYQDAIRVFANILLYIQRTKSMFQRTTYKYEMINKQNEQMHALLAIALTMYPMRIDESIHLQLREKYGDKMLRMQKGDPQVYEELFSYSCPKFLSPVVPNYDNVHPNYHKEPFLQQLKVFSDEVQQQAQLSTIRSFLKLYTTMPVAKLAGFLDLTEQEFRIQLLVFKHKMKNLVWTSGISALDGEFQSASEVDFYIDKDMIHIADTKVARRYGDFFIRQIHKFEELNRTLKKMGQRP